The following are encoded in a window of Alosa sapidissima isolate fAloSap1 chromosome 12, fAloSap1.pri, whole genome shotgun sequence genomic DNA:
- the cart1 gene encoding cocaine- and amphetamine-regulated transcript protein: MISVRFLLLGFTCCAWISWVTCEDFLEIRSVEDSFVKTQEEKDLIDALQEVLEKLRNKQMPTTEKKLGWVPSCDAGEQCAIRKGARIGKLCSCPRGTSCSFNVLKCL; the protein is encoded by the exons ATGATCAGCGTACGCTTTCTGTTGCTCGGCTTCACCTGCTGCGCGTGGATATCCTGGGTCACCTGCGAGGATTTTCTCGAAATTCGCTCAGTTGAAGACTCCTTCGTCAAAACTCAAGAGGAGAAAGACTTG ATTGATGCACTGCAAGAAGTTCTTGAGAAGCtgagaaacaaacaaatgccAACAACAGAAAAGAAACTTGGCTGGGTTCCATCG TGCGACGCCGGGGAACAGTGTGCCATACGCAAGGGCGCGCGCATCGGAAAGCTGTGCAGTTGCCCGAGAGGAACGTCCTGCAGCTTTAATGTTCTGAAGTGTTTGTAA